In Triplophysa rosa linkage group LG2, Trosa_1v2, whole genome shotgun sequence, the genomic window cataaAAAATTGGAGACCCATTTAAAACCGGGCAATAGGCGTTCGGTTGTCAGGCCATCGGATTGGGGGATGGTTCCTAAAGAGGCTCCTTAGGAATTTGGGGGAAGGGCAGTTATCCTAAAGCCTCTTCACCAAATGACCTACATAGACAATCAGAGGTCCCATTTCCACCATCTGTATACTTAGTCTGAAATAGTGTGCAGAGGGGTGCTTATGACTTGATTGCACTTctatgttcatttttattaggCTTAAGGGCGGACGGTGAAAGGAGTGAGGAAAGCTGGAATGACACCATAACTTAATTTTCGGACTGCTGTGACAGAGAGAAACTGTAATGTGGCATGACACCTCCTAGAAACTTCAATGGATGACCCTTAGAATCTTCCTTTACTGGGACATTGTTTTAGAGACCCCTTGTGAAATTGGGGGTGCACTGTTTTGGACAGTGGTTTAGTGTTGTAAAGATATTTTTGCTCTTTttacaaatactttaaaaagGCTGTATCAAAATTATTAATCATGTTAATTGAATGTTACACGATTTGACAAGCACCAAGCAGGTGATTTAAATCTGAatgtatattaataaaatatgaaatactaTAATATTTTTTCCGTCCATAGATATGTGCATATAGTCCAAACCCAATGACAACTATGAAAGCTTGACAGAGGTATTGAGGCTGAAAGAAGCTTCTACGAGCCTCAATAGGGAGTGCTACTCTATTAACCTGACCTCTAGGCCCAAGAAGAGTGAAAAGATAGCCATGTACCTCTCCATCTGTTCTTGTTCAAACCTTGTCTGACTATAATACAAGCATTTAAACTAAaccatgtttttgtcatttgatttaatacaatacaatacaaccgCAAAGTTTGATCTCGGTGTGTGTATTGAACTAAAATTTAATGTAGGCAGTGTGTAAAACGTGAGGAAAAAATAGGCTCTTATGCTCAAATCTGCTTTAGACAAtatgcactctaaaaaaaaatggtgctatttagcactaaaagtggttgtTGTcttgtaatcataggggaactactttaagtgctatataaaaccatattttggtgcttcagcGGTTCTTCAggggttctttgggatgactgaggtgctatatagaactgctgaagaaccatacaggggcttaacaggttctttatacagAAGCGGTACTATATatcacctcagtcatcccaaagaatataataaaacatattataataaaaattaatattttataatatttaattatttatttgtttatttttatgttgctatataagattaattaattttagttttattattattataattttagtgctatAGTGCTCAgattatttctgaggcaacatttacattttttgttagtttattttttcacAATACTTTTAGgccattatttgatttgatttcaataaacaaaaactttcaatgttttaatttgagtaaactaaaataaccttgatgtAACATTATTGAATGTGTATAATGCTCACaaatattaatgcattttatGCATGGATGTTCTTCACTGCTGTTCAATAGTCAGAATCCAGAACAAAATCACTTTGACTTCATAAAAGTGTTGTACAATGCCAGGAAGAGAGCTGTGTAAACGTGAATTAGTTTTGCACTACCCATATTGACCATAAGCTGGCGGTATTGTTTTAACTATAAGTTTCAACAtctaatgaaaaaaaatctttatggAAATACTTCtgaatttacatgtatttaaatgagtttatttattttacattcatttgcACAAATCATGCTTGTATAGATTTTTAGCAGTAGTCTTCACTGGCTGTATCTCCTTTGCAAATTGCATTTGTGACACCTTGTGTATTACAGGTACGTGTCCGCCTGCGGCGCCCCTCAGAGCATCCGGTCCATGCGGACCAGCAGCCCCAGTTCCCCCGCTGTTGAAATTCTTTACCTAAAACAACCGACAATTGAAAAACATATATACAGCCAAACTCAACCCAACAGAAATAGCAAATATCGAAAACAAACCTTTCGCTAGGTCTCTGTCAATCGTCTGACATGCGACTCCCTCAGTCCCTAGTGGGCACAAGCATTTACACTCCCCATCGATCTGGATAACAGTGCCGCCGTTCTGGCATGGCTGACACTTACACACACTGTACTCAGCCACATAGTCATCCAGGGCCTTTCTGAGATTGTCTCGCCTCGACTGACCATCGGCAAAATCCAAAGGAATGGAGTTGTAGATGGGTTCAGGCTATCAGTACAATGAAAACAGAGGTTCAGTTAAAGCAGCAAACAATAGCATTAAAGTGAAGATGGAGTGAGGAGCATTCTTACATCGCTGTAAATGAGAGCAGGAAGTAGAGAGACGGTCTGTGCCCATTTTACATAGTGAGTAACGTCCAGCTGGTTCTCTTGAGTGAGCTGTGTCTTCATGGCTATCGCTGCTTCTGCACTGCCCCCTTTCACTGTGATCAGCACCTTTTCAACAATCCCCTTTTTAGATTTGTCATCTGGTAAAACAAGTTGTATGAATTTTCAGATACATGCTTTTTTGTTGTATTAGACAGCATGCCCTTAAAGTGTTGGTTtggtaacacacacacctgtgtccTTGGGTTTTAGCTCATTACAGATTTTTGGTTTAACTTTCGCTTCTCCTCCCATGTTGGATTTGCCCAACGTTGCACTAATGTCAACCTCAAAGCATTTCTTCAGCTGGGTTTCCACACTCTCTGTAGTGAAAAATGAATCATCCAATGAAGTTTGAATGACCAATTAAGTGGAAATGCCACATCATGGAGAGAACTTGAAATAGCCTCCAGCATACAGTATGAACGTAATTTACGTCATTAAGTCATGCATATGTTTATTTCTTGGTGAAAATATGTACACTAAGATAGCAGTAAACCAATAAACAACAATTCCGTTGTGTCTCTTTTAAAGCTACACTGTTGCTTTCagtatggacaaaaaaaatcGATGACATGCCATCAGATCCAATTTGTGAAATTAAAgggataaaaaatgaaaattctgtcatcatttattcaccctcttgtcatttcaaacctttatggctttctttcttctgcagaacacaaatgaagagattttgaagaatgttgttaaccaaacaatggcggtacccatttacttctattgtatgtgcccaaaagtcaatgggtgccgctgttgtttggttaccaacattctttaaaatatcttcttttgtgttctgtagaagaaagaaagtcatatagcttgaaatgacaagagggtgagtaaatgatgacagaattttcaattttgggtgaactatcccctttagGTATAGAATGGTTTATATTTTTGGTATTAACGTTATTGGTATTAACTTTACCTTTGTGTTTGATCTCATCGTAATTCATTAtgtaaacaagttcatattctcCACCGGACCTTCCATTTTTGGTGTAGTGTGTGCCATAATCCTCCAAGAAAGCGAAATATGCACCCTTCTCATATCCGAGTGGAAGTGCATCCACATTATTCAGGAACAATTGATCAACCTCCAGTCCCCGCTGCTTCATCCTGTAGGTAGCCAGCTGTACTTTGCCTTTCACTCTCATGAAGACCTTTCTCTGAAAAAGAGCATGTGCTTAGTAGCAGAAGGCATATTTTCTTCAGATCTATATTGCAGTATCAAGTTTTAATGCATGAAGAATGAAAATTTCACTTACCTTGGTGTCTGTGTATTCGGAGATCTGTTTGATCATATTTTGTCTTTCAAAGTTAAAATTAATCCCTGCTGAGCCCTCAAGGTTAAGGCCAGAGCTGGCAGCACCAGCGCTGCCACCCTCACCAGTTGCCTCACCAGATTTACTGGAGGACTCAGTGGGTGAAAATTTAAAGCTCAGCCCCACATCAACAGTTGTGCTGGAATCCGTAGTTATCTCTTTTATTAAAGAGTGAACGTCTTCATACATCTCCTTAGAAGTTGTCTCTTCCACTTTCGTCTGAGGATGAAGAGAAATGCATCATAGGGTCATGGCTAAAAGCCCTTTTTCTGATTAACTTGATATGTTGAATGTTGAtcgagtaaggccatgtcaaagattgaaattatagtgaaataaatgttgaaaCTTGATGCTTCTAAtctttagcctggatttcagGATCACATTGTCTTTGTTATCATTTCAGTGCAGTTACTTGTTTGATTGTTTGCCTCTCATTCAATATTACAATGCACCTTATGTTCTATTATTTTCTCTGTTTTACAATAAACAATCAAACAATCAAAGCATACTAGTGAAAAAGCAGTTTGCATTGCACATTAAGACCGACCTCATAGTTGAGAACTCCGACGTTCCATGGTGTTCTGATCATATCCAGTGTGGTTGGTTCCCTGACCCGATTACATTGACCATTGTAAACTTTGTTATTGAAGGGATTCATTCGAGGTCCAGATCCCAGAATATTTAttctattaaaacacaaataatatCCTAAGACTTAAgacataaattaaaatatgcaGCTCAGTAATagttaatgaataaaaaaatataacagaGTACAATCTgattcaaaaagacatatttaatGTTCAGGTGTATACGACTATACGCTATATATTTTTCAGTAGAAAGACTAAATGTGCTCACCCGTATCCAGCATGCAAGGCTATGTCGGATTCGACTACAGTTGACTTGCCACAAGGTAGTTTAACGTCATCGCAGTCAACCTCATCAGACCCATCGTCGCAGTCGTCATCTCCGTTACACTTTAGATTCTTGTTTATACACTTCTCTGTGAAGTAAGATTTGTAATCACTGATTATTGCTCCTTGTCTCACACTACGACTAGAAACCTATCGAACAAATACTAATACTGACGTGATTCACACTGCCATTGAGAACTTTTGCAGACAGGTGGAGCGTCCTCGTCACATTTAGTAGAAGGAATGCAGGGTTTGCGATCTCCAATAGGTTCTATGCATCTACTTCCTTGAAACTGCCCAAAGACCTCAATACCCCTTGAGCGATACTGTGTCACACATACACAAGCGCAATATACTTACTTCATGTGCATAAGGAAAATGACAGACAAAGAGGCAAAGAGAGAGACAAAATATAGAATCCAGTAGGCATACTGTAGTATTAGTGCATGGGTCACAAGGAGTCCACTGGGACCAAGCACTCATTTTGCAGTCGATTGATGCTGGGGCATTAGCATCCCGTGTCTTCCGTGAAGACCTTTGCCTTGGAGAGACCAATAACGATCAATTTAATAATAACTTCACTGTGGTAAAAACTGTTGGATTAACACATATTACAAATGTCATGATTTGAGAATGTGGATACATACGTACATGTTGTCCTTTACACTCATTCCATCAGCCTGATAAAGAATGCATATCAGTACAAACAGAGCAGTAACAGTCCTCATGGTGAAACGCTGTAAAGACACTAAAATGtctgttgtgtatgatggtgTACTTTTGTATTTAAGCATTGATTCAATATTAATAATTAACATCAAGCTTGTTGACAGGAGGTTTGGAAAGATTTGAAATATGctgttagtttgtttatatctACGTGCTTTCCTGGACTTCATCATGTGATGCAACAGTATTTACCTTAACTGATTGTCTGATGCTAAACTGTCTGACCTACATTTATGTTGTGCTAAAGGTTTTTCTAGATTTGAGCAATTCTTAACTGATTAATCCATTGTGCATTTAGGGACACTTCTACAAACCTTTGAAACAGCAAGAGATGTTTAAAGGATGTCAGATAGAGTGCAGAGATAATCTTTTAGAAGAAGATCATATATTCTCTGACCTACACTAATCATTCACTTGTCTTTTAAGTCAAAGACTATAAgactttttcatcattttatacaAAGTTTTTATGAATTTGACATGAGAGATAAtgaataaacagttttattctGGCAATTTTATGTTTAGAGTTCTACAGGtattaggattttttttacaaaacatacCTTTGCTCATCTTAGCGTTTATATAAGAACAAACTCATGCACTTCACTGCTTTTTGTCTGACCCAGCGGGCGTTGACATCACATGTAACATCCTAAGTtcttaaacaaatattattttaaagtccGAAAGTTTTTACTGGCTACAGAATGTTGAGAATACATGTTTATTGGTGATTCCTAAAAAAGATtaatcaaaaaaagaaaattatttcgtgatttactcaccctcttgtcatatcaaacttgtatgactttcgtcTGCAGAATAAggaagaagatattctgaagaaggTTGtgaccttcttttgtgttctagagaagaaagagtcatatacaggtttggaatgacatgagggagaataaatgagtacagatttttttaaactctcTTTATTCAAagcatgtaaaaatatacatatttcaACCCCCCTTCCCCCTTCTAGATTTGTATTCGCAAAGTGAATGACCTATCATCACCAGCCAACATCATCTCTGTCAAGTCAGCTGCCTTTCCCACTTTAAGCAAAAAAAACTCATCAAATTCAACCATGTCCCAGAACAATACAGCTCTGATAGTTTTCTTTGTGCAGGGTCAAAGAGGAATGTTGGCCTGGCAGTGTGGTGCTCCGTGGACATAGAACCTGTCCTTTGCACTACAGCTATGTGCTGAGAACACAACTTTTTAATGTTTCAGACACTTCCCTTGACTCGCTCAGGAAGGTGGAGAGGACGTGAACTGCACATAACGCAATCCTCAGTCATTTTCCTGTTGTTTAGACAATATTACTGGTAGAAATGTACTGTCGTGGAATTTTCTCTATAAAACAGTCTAAAATTCATCCAAAACATTGAAGTCTTCACTCATTTTTTTGGCGTATTTGGTAAAACTTTGAAAAGGGGTGTGTTTGTCTACTTTTGGTCTTTAAACtcaaaatgaacaaaagtattgcttttttaaactatttaattatatatacttTGTAAATAGTGAATTTAAGATTTAGAACTTTGGAGTATAAGTTCTCAGGTCTCAAATTCCCAAATGTGAAGGAAAAGAAGCATCTGATTTCTCCATGAAGGAATCTGTGTTTTCAGAAcacttttttcctcttttatgtACAATAATACTTCGTAAACTGATGCCCCGTatgaaaaaaaaggttttaaatgaaaattagaaatgattaaaatgattaaatacgcAAGTCTAACTTATGCATAGAGTGCAgagaaaagtaataaaatatgagtcacatcagttgtgttttagtgttacatactgtaaaaacctcaaaatgttacagattttccacgtatgatgtaaaaactgtaattttacggaattttagtgttttttttaatagatttttcatgtattttgaaataaggtcaaaaacataaaattacagaaaataccgcaaatttacaagaaaaagagggaaatgtgtaattttacagaaacaaaaatcatgttacggtttatttctggcgcctcAGCCAGaagttttttattgattttattttttatacaataaaaagcacatttacttttataaataaataacttttccTATACCCCCTTTAAACTATTATTTCTATCATCTTTACATTCCCTCTTTAGTTTCACAAGCATCTTTCCTTATTTCCTTTCTTATTACAGCAGTGTCAGCACACCAATGGCACAAAGGAAGGAAGGATGAACAAAAGGCTTAATTTCTTTCCTGGTTTTCAAACATTTCCCAGTGAACACCAGTTCTgtataattgttaaaaatgttttatattaaataaattatttagaaatgtataatatatcTCTACTGAAAGACGGAAATGGACAATTTCTAGTCCCCATtacaaatacattattaaacatCAGCTGTTTACAGTTAAAACCCttacaaatattttgttatGTGTTTTGAGTCActaggatttaatggtgttgtTTTACATCCCATCAACAAAACCCAACACATCACTAGTAGACCCCCACAGAGTCTATTATAGTTTCCAGTAATTAAacccaatacaattcccattataaatttatgtttacatgtatttttcgGGGGGGGGGAGGTGTATAAACTCAAGTAATGCTTTTTCAGTTGTCAAAACTAGCCGCTTTACATCCCGATTAAAAACCAAAGCAGGTGACAACACAGTCGGGTTGTAAGGCACCAGTTGGAGAGGTTATAAAGGTTGAGTTCAGGTGGGTTTAAGCCTGTACCTGTGGGAGGCGCTCGAGTCTCAGTCAGTTGCCGTTCTGAAGCTCGAGCAGCTCGAGGAGGCTGAGAAGCGCATGTTAGGAAGCTTGTGATCTGAGTTTAACGTTCATTCAAAGTGCTCAGAAGTCTCATTTGCACTCTTCTCGCTTGTCATCAGTCTTCCAGGCATGGACGTCAAGAATGCATAGTTGCGGTAAGCTTATATCTGGTAACTTACTCCACCAATAGGCTAACTGTTTTTCAGGTGGCGTCCTGTATTGTGTCATATAAGTTAACTAAATAATTTATTGTATCGAAGTTGTATCTAACTGCTCGGCATAACTTTGTGCTTGACCTGGTAGCAAAACGAAGTGATAGACTTTTTAAAAGGGTgaaaagaggaatttaattggCATGCTTGCCAATTGCTGCTTGCATGTGTTGATTGGAATTTGAACTTGACCGGCgtgctttatttaaaataaacatgctacaaaaaaaaaatgttacaacCTGTTGATCGTTTTAAACGATTAAGTGGAGTGTAGTTTTATTTATCCGAATACTGAAATGCTTTTTAATAGGCTATCGTTTCAACTtggtcaattaaaaaaaaaagtaaatgtgccaagtgtgtgtaaatgtgcctgtgtaaatacaacttttttctaattttgtaataaataagaaGTGAGATTCCATATCTACTTAGATGTAGTGTATGCTGTGTATTTATTAATGAATGCATACTTTATTCCAACCTGTGCCATTCTGCAAGTGCTCATAAGGAATTAGTGATGTATTGAACCTTACAGCAGACTCTTGTTGGCAAAATCACATTTTACTCATGGTTATAATGTAACTTGACTTGTTTTACGTGCTTGAAAGATTGCTGATGTGAAATGACCTACTGAGTTTATGAACACCCTCAAATGTTGCTGAATCTTCTGTTTTCATGAAATTTAACTGTTGTGACTTTCGGCTCCATTTAAGTTACTGAACAGCCAGGATAGTCCTCATCTCAGTACAAACAAGCCATTACATTGGGTATTTTACTATACACATTCAGTTTTGTTTATCTCAAAAGATCcaatctttttaaaaaaaaccattttgatctcaaaacaaacaaaccacaaaaTAGAATTGTACAAGCACTAATTCACCATCCCATGTCTTTTACCGTGTCACTATTGGTTTAATATGTACTGATGATTGCTGGATTTCTTTGTCTGAATAATTTAGATTATCAAAATAAGTTTTACAAAAATGCTCTAAAGTGTCTATGAGTGAAGTCCAGattgaaaatatatttaacatcaGTCATATTATGCATGCTTTGGCGATAAACAATGTCAATGGTTTTATCAAGGCCTAGTTTAACTTTCTCATCTGATCAGCTGTGACTAGGATATTTCAGCAAATCATATTGTTGTTTGTCGGTTTCTGTGGACGATATGTAATGTAGTGAGTTATTTCAACCTTctaaattcacatttaaaagTAGCTTTATAAAACCTGCACCCAGCAGCAAAAAAAGGGTTGTATGGTTTTGTGAACCTTTCTCAGCCTTTTAAACTGTGTAGGAGTGAGCAAGCATGTAGTTTACCACCTTAGGTGCTTGTTAAAGAGAGAACGGCGATGGTTGTGCGCCAGTATATTTTACGCAGCTGTGTTTTATTGCACAAGAATCTTGTCCTAACATGTCACCCTTGTTTTATGGATGATGCATTGCGGGTCATTTTGCACTGTATGACCCTGGATACAACGTAATAATGAGAGTTATCTTACAGCAATCTTGCCACTGTTTTCCGCTCTTCATAGGTCGCTGTAAATTTGGCTGATAAGCTTTGTTTATATCTTTGCTAGAATTGCATTGCATCAGTATCTTTTACATACTGATGTCTCTGTCAGCTGTTGAGTGCCAATAAACATTATTCTCCTGATTTATATGATACAGTGATATAATTATGAAATCATGCATGTAAGTAAGACTTTTAATGTCCCATTTCTGTTCAATTTAGTGTTCAATTTCATTTCTGTGTTTGCCTGttgttattataaatatttatttcctTGTATTGTCATAGTTTGTTATTGTGAAAGATTAAAAAGGCCTCTAGCTGTCATATGACCTTGCAGAACTTTGGGTTAATCATGAAACTTTAATGCTGGAAATAAATTGGAGTCTGTCATATAATTGCAATGTTGTATCTCTGTGTGAACATTAATTAAAAAACCTGATATCTTTTTTTAATCTCCACTTTTACTGCTTTTGTTTGCAGTTACGCTTTTGTAAACTCATAAGTTGCCTGTTTGATAGATTTACA contains:
- the c9 gene encoding complement component C9; its protein translation is MRTVTALFVLICILYQADGMSVKDNMQRSSRKTRDANAPASIDCKMSAWSQWTPCDPCTNTTYRSRGIEVFGQFQGSRCIEPIGDRKPCIPSTKCDEDAPPVCKSSQWQCESQKCINKNLKCNGDDDCDDGSDEVDCDDVKLPCGKSTVVESDIALHAGYGINILGSGPRMNPFNNKVYNGQCNRVREPTTLDMIRTPWNVGVLNYETKVEETTSKEMYEDVHSLIKEITTDSSTTVDVGLSFKFSPTESSSKSGEATGEGGSAGAASSGLNLEGSAGINFNFERQNMIKQISEYTDTKRKVFMRVKGKVQLATYRMKQRGLEVDQLFLNNVDALPLGYEKGAYFAFLEDYGTHYTKNGRSGGEYELVYIMNYDEIKHKESVETQLKKCFEVDISATLGKSNMGGEAKVKPKICNELKPKDTDDKSKKGIVEKVLITVKGGSAEAAIAMKTQLTQENQLDVTHYVKWAQTVSLLPALIYSDPEPIYNSIPLDFADGQSRRDNLRKALDDYVAEYSVCKCQPCQNGGTVIQIDGECKCLCPLGTEGVACQTIDRDLAKGKEFQQRGNWGCWSAWTGCSEGRRRRTRTCNTQGVTNAICKGDTASEDYC